A genomic region of Cydia amplana chromosome 5, ilCydAmpl1.1, whole genome shotgun sequence contains the following coding sequences:
- the LOC134647901 gene encoding solute carrier family 66 member 2 isoform X3, with translation MDWIISDELGLTVGHLVGWGAAGAMIIGGVAPYIPQYRQIKRTQDAEGFSLYVCLTLLIANTLRILFWFGKRYELPLLIQSIVMNITMFVMIHLCVNVRKKNQIIRARERIFTDMERKYFWAWTDFQSYVDCMLVFSVIGAAATYLLIEFGPFVELIGFMAVFTEAMLGAPQIAKNHQNKSTEGMSLSMVIMWTCGDVFKTAYFVMREAPTQFWVCGSLQVALDVVILFQVWLYRRDTAAARRARRGD, from the exons ATGGATTGGATTATTTCTGATGAGTTGGGGTTGACCGTCGGGCACCTAGTAGGATGGGGAGCAGCTGGAGCCATGATTATCGGTGGCGTAGCACCATACATTCCACAGTATCGTCAAATCAAAAGGACACAGGATGCTGAagggttttccctttatgtttGCTTAACTCTTCTAATAGCTAACACACTTCGTATATTATTCTG gtttggCAAACGTTATGAGTTGCCGCTCCTGATCCAAAGTATTGTCATGAACATTACTATGTTTGTAATGATCCACCTCTGTGTCAATGTTCGCAAAAAGAACCAAATCATAAGAGCAAGGGAGCGAATATTTACAG ATATGGAAAGGAAATATTTCTGGGCATGGACAGATTTCCAAAGCTACGTGGACTGCATGCTCGTGTTTTCCGTGATCGGGGCCGCCGCCACGTACCTGCTGATCGAGTTCGGGCCCTTCGTCGAGCTTATTGGGTTCATGGCCGTGTTCACGGAGGCCATGCTCGGGGCGCCGCAGATTGCCAAGAACCATCAGAACAAGAGCACTGAGGGGATGAG CTTGAGCATGGTGATAATGTGGACCTGCGGCGACGTATTCAAGACTGCCTATTTTGTAATGAGGGAGGCGCCCACGCAGTTCTGGGTGTGCGGCTCGCTGCAAGTTGCCTTAGACGTCGTCATACTCTTCCAA GTGTGGCTGTACCGGCGCGacacggcggcggcgcggcgggcgcggcgcggcgactAG
- the LOC134647901 gene encoding solute carrier family 66 member 2 isoform X1, protein MDWIISDELGLTVGHLVGWGAAGAMIIGGVAPYIPQYRQIKRTQDAEGFSLYVCLTLLIANTLRILFWFGKRYELPLLIQSIVMNITMFVMIHLCVNVRKKNQIIRARERIFTGAIFMLYILLCCVNGSDQPDETARWLEQHSGAPSGEKPHRFYDMERKYFWAWTDFQSYVDCMLVFSVIGAAATYLLIEFGPFVELIGFMAVFTEAMLGAPQIAKNHQNKSTEGMSLSMVIMWTCGDVFKTAYFVMREAPTQFWVCGSLQVALDVVILFQVWLYRRDTAAARRARRGD, encoded by the exons ATGGATTGGATTATTTCTGATGAGTTGGGGTTGACCGTCGGGCACCTAGTAGGATGGGGAGCAGCTGGAGCCATGATTATCGGTGGCGTAGCACCATACATTCCACAGTATCGTCAAATCAAAAGGACACAGGATGCTGAagggttttccctttatgtttGCTTAACTCTTCTAATAGCTAACACACTTCGTATATTATTCTG gtttggCAAACGTTATGAGTTGCCGCTCCTGATCCAAAGTATTGTCATGAACATTACTATGTTTGTAATGATCCACCTCTGTGTCAATGTTCGCAAAAAGAACCAAATCATAAGAGCAAGGGAGCGAATATTTACAG GTGCAATATTCATGTTATATATCCTATTGTGTTGTGTGAACGGCTCAGACCAGCCAGATGAAACGGCACGCTGGCTGGAGCAACACAGCGGGGCACCCAGTGGGGAAAAGCCTCATCGGTTTTATG ATATGGAAAGGAAATATTTCTGGGCATGGACAGATTTCCAAAGCTACGTGGACTGCATGCTCGTGTTTTCCGTGATCGGGGCCGCCGCCACGTACCTGCTGATCGAGTTCGGGCCCTTCGTCGAGCTTATTGGGTTCATGGCCGTGTTCACGGAGGCCATGCTCGGGGCGCCGCAGATTGCCAAGAACCATCAGAACAAGAGCACTGAGGGGATGAG CTTGAGCATGGTGATAATGTGGACCTGCGGCGACGTATTCAAGACTGCCTATTTTGTAATGAGGGAGGCGCCCACGCAGTTCTGGGTGTGCGGCTCGCTGCAAGTTGCCTTAGACGTCGTCATACTCTTCCAA GTGTGGCTGTACCGGCGCGacacggcggcggcgcggcgggcgcggcgcggcgactAG
- the LOC134647901 gene encoding solute carrier family 66 member 2 isoform X2 → MDWIISDELGLTVGHLVGWGAAGAMIIGGVAPYIPQYRQIKRTQDAEGFSLYVCLTLLIANTLRILFWFGKRYELPLLIQSIVMNITMFVMIHLCVNVRKKNQIIRARERIFTDQPDETARWLEQHSGAPSGEKPHRFYDMERKYFWAWTDFQSYVDCMLVFSVIGAAATYLLIEFGPFVELIGFMAVFTEAMLGAPQIAKNHQNKSTEGMSLSMVIMWTCGDVFKTAYFVMREAPTQFWVCGSLQVALDVVILFQVWLYRRDTAAARRARRGD, encoded by the exons ATGGATTGGATTATTTCTGATGAGTTGGGGTTGACCGTCGGGCACCTAGTAGGATGGGGAGCAGCTGGAGCCATGATTATCGGTGGCGTAGCACCATACATTCCACAGTATCGTCAAATCAAAAGGACACAGGATGCTGAagggttttccctttatgtttGCTTAACTCTTCTAATAGCTAACACACTTCGTATATTATTCTG gtttggCAAACGTTATGAGTTGCCGCTCCTGATCCAAAGTATTGTCATGAACATTACTATGTTTGTAATGATCCACCTCTGTGTCAATGTTCGCAAAAAGAACCAAATCATAAGAGCAAGGGAGCGAATATTTACAG ACCAGCCAGATGAAACGGCACGCTGGCTGGAGCAACACAGCGGGGCACCCAGTGGGGAAAAGCCTCATCGGTTTTATG ATATGGAAAGGAAATATTTCTGGGCATGGACAGATTTCCAAAGCTACGTGGACTGCATGCTCGTGTTTTCCGTGATCGGGGCCGCCGCCACGTACCTGCTGATCGAGTTCGGGCCCTTCGTCGAGCTTATTGGGTTCATGGCCGTGTTCACGGAGGCCATGCTCGGGGCGCCGCAGATTGCCAAGAACCATCAGAACAAGAGCACTGAGGGGATGAG CTTGAGCATGGTGATAATGTGGACCTGCGGCGACGTATTCAAGACTGCCTATTTTGTAATGAGGGAGGCGCCCACGCAGTTCTGGGTGTGCGGCTCGCTGCAAGTTGCCTTAGACGTCGTCATACTCTTCCAA GTGTGGCTGTACCGGCGCGacacggcggcggcgcggcgggcgcggcgcggcgactAG
- the LOC134647901 gene encoding solute carrier family 66 member 2 isoform X7, whose protein sequence is MDWIISDELGLTVGHLVGWGAAGAMIIGGVAPYIPQYRQIKRTQDAEGFSLYVCLTLLIANTLRILF, encoded by the exons ATGGATTGGATTATTTCTGATGAGTTGGGGTTGACCGTCGGGCACCTAGTAGGATGGGGAGCAGCTGGAGCCATGATTATCGGTGGCGTAGCACCATACATTCCACAGTATCGTCAAATCAAAAGGACACAGGATGCTGAagggttttccctttatgtttGCTTAACTCTTCTAATAGCTAACACACTTCGTATATTATTCTG A
- the LOC134647901 gene encoding solute carrier family 66 member 2 isoform X5: protein MDWIISDELGLTVGHLVGWGAAGAMIIGGVAPYIPQYRQIKRTQDAEGFSLYVCLTLLIANTLRILFWFGKRYELPLLIQSIVMNITMFVMIHLCVNVRKKNQIIRARERIFTDQPDETARWLEQHSGAPSGEKPHRFYESAYKFTLHSSRLCGFPCILKKLLGIMIVFVSMTF, encoded by the exons ATGGATTGGATTATTTCTGATGAGTTGGGGTTGACCGTCGGGCACCTAGTAGGATGGGGAGCAGCTGGAGCCATGATTATCGGTGGCGTAGCACCATACATTCCACAGTATCGTCAAATCAAAAGGACACAGGATGCTGAagggttttccctttatgtttGCTTAACTCTTCTAATAGCTAACACACTTCGTATATTATTCTG gtttggCAAACGTTATGAGTTGCCGCTCCTGATCCAAAGTATTGTCATGAACATTACTATGTTTGTAATGATCCACCTCTGTGTCAATGTTCGCAAAAAGAACCAAATCATAAGAGCAAGGGAGCGAATATTTACAG ACCAGCCAGATGAAACGGCACGCTGGCTGGAGCAACACAGCGGGGCACCCAGTGGGGAAAAGCCTCATCGGTTTTATG AATCTGCTTACAAATTTACTTTGCATTCATCCCGGTTGTGTGGTTTTCCATGCATTTTGAAGAAGTTACTTGGCATAATGATTGTGTTTGTTTCCATGACATTTTaa
- the LOC134647901 gene encoding solute carrier family 66 member 2 isoform X4 → MDWIISDELGLTVGHLVGWGAAGAMIIGGVAPYIPQYRQIKRTQDAEGFSLYVCLTLLIANTLRILFWFGKRYELPLLIQSIVMNITMFVMIHLCVNVRKKNQIIRARERIFTGAIFMLYILLCCVNGSDQPDETARWLEQHSGAPSGEKPHRFYESAYKFTLHSSRLCGFPCILKKLLGIMIVFVSMTF, encoded by the exons ATGGATTGGATTATTTCTGATGAGTTGGGGTTGACCGTCGGGCACCTAGTAGGATGGGGAGCAGCTGGAGCCATGATTATCGGTGGCGTAGCACCATACATTCCACAGTATCGTCAAATCAAAAGGACACAGGATGCTGAagggttttccctttatgtttGCTTAACTCTTCTAATAGCTAACACACTTCGTATATTATTCTG gtttggCAAACGTTATGAGTTGCCGCTCCTGATCCAAAGTATTGTCATGAACATTACTATGTTTGTAATGATCCACCTCTGTGTCAATGTTCGCAAAAAGAACCAAATCATAAGAGCAAGGGAGCGAATATTTACAG GTGCAATATTCATGTTATATATCCTATTGTGTTGTGTGAACGGCTCAGACCAGCCAGATGAAACGGCACGCTGGCTGGAGCAACACAGCGGGGCACCCAGTGGGGAAAAGCCTCATCGGTTTTATG AATCTGCTTACAAATTTACTTTGCATTCATCCCGGTTGTGTGGTTTTCCATGCATTTTGAAGAAGTTACTTGGCATAATGATTGTGTTTGTTTCCATGACATTTTaa
- the LOC134647901 gene encoding solute carrier family 66 member 2 isoform X6 — protein MDWIISDELGLTVGHLVGWGAAGAMIIGGVAPYIPQYRQIKRTQDAEGFSLYVCLTLLIANTLRILFWFGKRYELPLLIQSIVMNITMFVMIHLCVNVRKKNQIIRARERIFTGAIFMLYILLCCVNGSDQPDETARWLEQHSGAPSGEKPHRFYGECCYSFYVV, from the exons ATGGATTGGATTATTTCTGATGAGTTGGGGTTGACCGTCGGGCACCTAGTAGGATGGGGAGCAGCTGGAGCCATGATTATCGGTGGCGTAGCACCATACATTCCACAGTATCGTCAAATCAAAAGGACACAGGATGCTGAagggttttccctttatgtttGCTTAACTCTTCTAATAGCTAACACACTTCGTATATTATTCTG gtttggCAAACGTTATGAGTTGCCGCTCCTGATCCAAAGTATTGTCATGAACATTACTATGTTTGTAATGATCCACCTCTGTGTCAATGTTCGCAAAAAGAACCAAATCATAAGAGCAAGGGAGCGAATATTTACAG GTGCAATATTCATGTTATATATCCTATTGTGTTGTGTGAACGGCTCAGACCAGCCAGATGAAACGGCACGCTGGCTGGAGCAACACAGCGGGGCACCCAGTGGGGAAAAGCCTCATCGGTTTTATGGTGAGTGCTGCTACAGTTTTTACGTGGTATAG